Sequence from the Bacteroidales bacterium genome:
TTTTGATGATGATACACTTACCAACTCAAGCCAGGAGCATGATATCTTTTTGGTAAAATACAATGATAACGGTGATGTTATTTGGTCAAGAAGTATTGGAGGAGACGATCATGACACACCATATTCTGTTGATGTTGATGTAAACGGCAATGTATATATTGCAGGATTTAATGGTTCTTCTGAACTCATCTTTAATAATGACACACTTGTAAGCACAGGCAATACTGATGTTTTGCTTTGTAAGTTCGACGCAAACGGAAACAAACTTTGGGCAAGAGGTGCAAAAGGAAATGATGCTGATGAAGCAACTTCGGTTACAACAGACAATTCAGGAAATATATATATTACCGGAAACTTCCGAAGCTCTTCAATAATTTTTGGTACCGATACCCTTGATTATACAAGTATATCAGGGAGTATGTTTGTTGTTAAATACAAACCGGATGGAAATATAATCTGGGCAAAAAGGTTTGGTGGAAGTTCACAGGATAAAGCATACTCAATAACTGCCGATGCGAATGGAAATATATTTTTCGGAGGTACTTATAAAAGTCCTTATATTTCTTTTGACTCCGATACGATACACAATAATTCCAATAATGGTTATTCCGATATATTTTTAACAAAACTCGACACCGCAGGGAATGTACTTTGGGCAAAAAGCGCAGGGAATTATTCCGACGAACGTGTAAAAGCAATTACTACTGATATTTCAGGAAATATTTATGTGTCCGGTATTTTCTTTAGTTCTACATTTAACCTTGGCACAACAACATTAGTAAACTCTTTTTTAGACAGAGCTGATGTTTTCACAACAAAATTTAATACAAGTGGACAGGTATTATGGGCAAAATGTGCCGGCGGAAACAATGATGATCAGCTTTCGGCTATTGCTACTGATGCTTCAGAAAATGTGATTATTTCTATGACATACAACAGTCCTTCAATTAAATTTGGAACCTTCACGTTTAATAACGCCGGGTTATATGATGGAGCTCTTGCCAAATATGATAAGGACGGGAATTTTATCTGGGCAAAAGGTATTGGTGGAAACATTGATGATGGAGCTTTTGCTGTTGCCGTTAATTCACTTGAAAATATTTTTACAGCAGGATATTATCAGAGTAGTGTTGTAGTATTTGATTCCTTATTTATTACAAGCCCTGATACAAATTATTCTACGGTATATGTTGCTAAACTTGAAGCAGAGACAACAGGGGAAAAAAATATAGAAAAACAGGAATTCATTAATGTATATCCAAATCCTTGTAATGGCATTTTTACTGTTGAAAGCACATATATTGACAATAACTCTGTACTATCAGTTTACAATATTTTTGGCGACAGGATTTTTTTCAAAGTAAACCCGTCAATTTCTGAACAGGTTGATATATCAGGCTATTCAAGAGGAATTTATCTTGTAAAACTCGAAACTAAAAATTTCTTTACCGTGATAAAAATGATTAAAGAGTAAATCGCAATTCAGCAA
This genomic interval carries:
- a CDS encoding SBBP repeat-containing protein gives rise to the protein MSNDALGNVYVTGYFISPTVIFDDDTLTNSSQEHDIFLVKYNDNGDVIWSRSIGGDDHDTPYSVDVDVNGNVYIAGFNGSSELIFNNDTLVSTGNTDVLLCKFDANGNKLWARGAKGNDADEATSVTTDNSGNIYITGNFRSSSIIFGTDTLDYTSISGSMFVVKYKPDGNIIWAKRFGGSSQDKAYSITADANGNIFFGGTYKSPYISFDSDTIHNNSNNGYSDIFLTKLDTAGNVLWAKSAGNYSDERVKAITTDISGNIYVSGIFFSSTFNLGTTTLVNSFLDRADVFTTKFNTSGQVLWAKCAGGNNDDQLSAIATDASENVIISMTYNSPSIKFGTFTFNNAGLYDGALAKYDKDGNFIWAKGIGGNIDDGAFAVAVNSLENIFTAGYYQSSVVVFDSLFITSPDTNYSTVYVAKLEAETTGEKNIEKQEFINVYPNPCNGIFTVESTYIDNNSVLSVYNIFGDRIFFKVNPSISEQVDISGYSRGIYLVKLETKNFFTVIKMIKE